GTGTTTTATAGACAGAGTAGTAATATTATATCTGCTTCTCCTATACCTGCTTTTTGTTCTACTTTGGCTATATAATAACCAGATAAATTAAATAGGGTTGCTATTAATGTTCTATATGCTCTCTCATATGTCTTAATATCTTTTGCATATACTTGTTTTAATATATCTTGAAATGCTTCTTGCATTAACTCTATATCAAATCTATCTACTGCTTCTTTAAGTGCTAGATATTTTTCATTTTTAGCAGTATTCAATATTTCACTTGCCATATCTTGCATTGCATCTTTAATTTCTTTGTTAGGAACTCTCACTGATATTTTATTACCTGCAACTTGTTCTGCTGTTAAGTAACCTGCATATAGTAAGAAAGTATAAAAGGCTTCTGAATCACTTAAATTCTTATTTGTAAATTCTTTTTTTACCTTTGCTTCTACTAATTCTCCATTAATTAAACTAAATAATTCTTTTGATAAATTACTTGTATCAAAGTAATTTGATAATATATTTTCCATTATACTATTTGAACCTGTTGCTACCCAATGTGATTCTAATGCTATATTTTTATCAATAGTTAATGAATCTAAAGCTCTTGATAATGAATTAGGGTTATACATATCA
This window of the Oceanivirga salmonicida genome carries:
- a CDS encoding AAA family ATPase, producing the protein NSIFSALNNKVISNVLDIKTSKFADLFGFTQEEVDYWLEKLGLMSERERLKEYYDGYRIGDIDMYNPNSLSRALDSLTIDKNIALESHWVATGSNSIMENILSNYFDTSNLSKELFSLINGELVEAKVKKEFTNKNLSDSEAFYTFLLYAGYLTAEQVAGNKISVRVPNKEIKDAMQDMASEILNTAKNEKYLALKEAVDRFDIELMQEAFQDILKQVYAKDIKTYERAYRTLIATLFNLSGYYIAKVEQKAGIGEADIILLLCL